One genomic window of Camelina sativa cultivar DH55 chromosome 5, Cs, whole genome shotgun sequence includes the following:
- the LOC104786967 gene encoding probable thionin-2.4, producing MEGKTLILCVLLMSLFMAQIQVDAKSCCPSTTARNIYNTCRLAGSSRPFCASLSGCKNIGGTKCPPGYTHDILENTGDAASEYCKVGCVSSVCGALTTIQNSDASEVVNGAVENCANACSTVCTKNSMNAVETA from the exons ATGGAAGGCAAAACTTTGATTCTATGTGTGCTCCTAATGAGTCTGTTCATGGCACAAATTCAAGTTGACGCAAAGAGCTGCTGTCCATCCACCACAGctagaaatatttataacacTTGCCGCTTAGCGGGAAGTTCCAGGCCATTCTGTGCAAGTCTCAGTGGCTGCAAAAACATTGGTGGGACGAAATGTCCTCCCGGATATACTCATGACATTCTCGAAAACACAG GTGATGCTGCCAGTGAATACTGCAAAGTTGGGTGTGTGTCATCTGTGTGCGGTGCTTTAACCACTATTCAGAACTCTG ATGCAAGTGAAGTCGTGAATGGAGCGGTTGAAAATTGTGCCAACGCATGTTCTACAGTCTGCACCAAGAACTCGATGAATGCAGTTGAAACTGCCTAG
- the LOC104789275 gene encoding LOW QUALITY PROTEIN: uncharacterized protein LOC104789275 (The sequence of the model RefSeq protein was modified relative to this genomic sequence to represent the inferred CDS: substituted 1 base at 1 genomic stop codon): MEPTTTFLRDAESVALHAKAKDLFARGDHIKALEIIQDMIQVHKEDMNICIESVMYYKKCVKIGKRGLSVTNANEDSASFVAQLSLQQKLHQKKTKKDLENIIKDAEFKISVSKTRGLKGLLEEESESEDLVSKNSPEPLKNKYKRLRSFWLGLDVKVKRDFMKVNIEKLTSFVEGVHGQKGRDALKKILDSAREDRKWIFWMCRTKCSKKFYSAEECKKHLEQEHAADFKPSKEMDMVKRIGKDWVRKISVGSWEPVDTVAAVEMIKNRLADVKAFSYNIGWSNEWPLAVDEERTKLLKEIKFFLVMFCDLKIPPCSVRDSVMQCPLKCLAKLEVSKQSLVDSHLVETPQSICFLDCHELSQILNFLKRIKCEREDGIDLVSRAVDSILGSTRVTEKIDFDPQFSFLLLDKRLLKSNNAPFDDEGTINLFDPSVHYAKAHAQGDDIISCLTDYNPLDLTFPKPIWEHNLDIWVAVLRAVQFTCRTLATKYAKKMQVFHXYVALTVIEDLCMSEDERRRNIQEDQWNSYASLLCDRREERAPGNSLTAKLFVCAVRDVLEGALDLTFDFPDFEECLNLIREHKSLRDDVVLNSIGSLKAVANTKVMLINSKILLVDNSRISLLENLTRLSVFDNRTYILELLKNFLLYEITIMESKAKLDAADAAQADLLLEEDKKSQSKKKTNKSKKRTSTNISSPLYKTGEHKPSVNLEPDSTSPPLQTVVEDSVEPDYILASNRRQSEISSHTINQEDVMQNILREDSQSEHIESALGEAASRYNSALDMTLKALLNIKMPKEDLMHNKQPFQDHLEEHAPPALQHFFTAFVSGEINNEGVYSCLLSDLLASLEEVISMSSDAAEVLVAILEFWHCWKNTERESLVTRLFTLEENERMSCRKCRKKPNYPEQSSYGIVMAADSIRDLKCALGNIEFVDICKVIHMEYKMLCDIKTGGCRIENFVHHIISKCPPILTIVLEWEKSETKEISETTKALDWEIDISRMYEGLEPNTNYRLVSLVGCGEEEEEYICLAYVKNRWLNLRHGAFNGENVGNWKSVVKFCGERKVRPEILFYEAAVRSMAY; this comes from the exons ATGGAGCCTACTACTACTTTTCTGAGAGATGCTGAGAGCGTAGCACTCCACGCAAAGGCTAAAGATCTCTTCGCTCGTGGAGATCACATCAAGGCTTTGGAGATAATCCAAGATATGATTCAGGTCCACAAGGAAGACATGAACATATG TATAGAGTCAGTGATGTATTACAAGAAATGTGTGAAGATAGGAAAACGTGGTTTATCTGTTACTAACGCAAATGAAGACTCGGCTTCTTTTGTTGCTCAATTGAGTTTGCAACAGAAATTACAtcagaagaaaacgaagaaagaCCTGGAGAATATCATCAAAGATGCTGAGTTCAAGATCTCTGTTTCCAAGACTAGAGGACTGAAGGGTTTattggaagaagaaagtgagTCAGAAGATTTGGTGTCAAAGAATAGTCCAGAGCCGCTTAAGAACAAGTATAAGAGATTGAGGTCGTTTTGGTTAGGTTTGGATGTTAAGGTCAAAAGGGATTTTATGAAAGTAAACATTGAAAAGCTTACAAGTTTTGTGGAGGGAGTACATGGGCAAAAAGGACGAGATGCTTTAAAGAAAATTCTTGATTCAGCGAGGGAAGACAGAAAATGGATATTCTGGATGTGCCGAACTAAATGTTCGAAGAAGTTTTATAGTGCTGAAGAATGTAAGAAACATCTTGAACAAGAACATGCTGCagattttaaaccttcaaaggAAATGGATATGGTCAAGAGGATAGGCAAAGACTGGGTGCGTAAGATATCAGTTGGAAGTTGGGAACCAGTGGATACAGTAGCTGCAGTTGAAATGATCAAAAATCGGCTCGCAGATGTGAAAGCGTTTTCATATAATATTGGATGGTCCAATGAATGGCCTTTAGCTGTGGATGAAGAGCGGACTAAGTTACTCaaggaaatcaaattttttCTCGTGATGTTTTGTGACCTTAAAATTCCCCCTTGTAGTGTTCGAGACAGTGTGATGCAATGTCCTTTGAAGtgtcttgcaaaacttgaagtTTCCAAACAGAGTCTTGTCGATTCTCACCTAGTGGAAACACCTCAGAGTATATGTTTTCTGGACTGTCATGAACTCAGTCAAATTCTGAACTTTCTAAAACGCATCAAATGTGAAAGGGAGGATGGTATAGATCTAGTTTCCAGAGCAGTGGACAGTATCTTGGGTTCTACTCGAGTAACAGAAAAGATCGACTTTGACCCTCAGTTTTCATTTCTGCTTCTGGATAAAAGACTTCTGAAAAGCAATAATGCTCCATTCGATGATGAAGGGACAATCAATCTTTTTGATCCCAGTGTTCACTACGCCAAGGCACATGCTCAGGGAGATGATATCATATCATGTTTAACTGACTACAATCCACTAGATTTGACTTTTCCCAAACCTATCTGGGAACATAATCTTGATATCTGGGTGGCTGTTCTAAGAGCTGTTCAGTTCACATGTAGGACTCTGGCAACCAAATATGCAAAGAAAATGCAGGTCTTCCATTAATATGTAGCTCTTACTGTCATCGAAGACTTGTGTATGAGTGAGGATGAAAGGAGAAGGAATATTCAGGAAGATCAGTGGAACAGCTATGCATCTCTTCTATGCGATAGACGCGAAGAGAGAGCACCTGGAAATTCCCTCACTGCAAAATTATTTGTGTGTGCAGTACGAGATGTTCTCGAAGGCGCATTGGATCTGACATTTGATTTCCCCGATTTTGAAGAATGCTTGAATCTTATACGTGAGCATAAAAGTCTCAGAGATGATGTAGTGTTGAATTCCATAGGCTCTCTGAAAGCAGTGGCCAATACCAAG GTTATGCTAATCAATTCAAAGATATTGCTGGTTGATAATTCAAGGATTAGTTTGCTGGAAAACCTCACCAGGCTTTCAGTTTTTGACAACCGCACTTATATCCTTGAACTGCTGAAAAATTTCTTGCTG TATGAAATTACGATAATGGAATCCAAAGCCAAGTTAGATGCAGCAGATGCAGCACAAGCAGATCTTTTACTCGAGGAAGATAAGAAGTCACagtcaaagaagaagacaaataaaagcaaaaag AGAACTTCAACGAACATATCGAGTCCTCTCTATAAGACTGGTGAACA TAAACCTTCTGTCAACCTTGAACCGGATAGCACGTCTCCGCCATTGCAAACGGTGGTAGAAGATTCTGTGGAACCAGATTATATCCTTGCAAGTAATAGGCGTCAATCGGAAATTTCATCCCACACTATTAATCAAGAGGATG TTATGCAAAATATACTTCGAGAAGATTCACAGTCGGAACATATAGAGTCAGCTCTTGGAGAAGCTGCAAGCAGATACAATTCAGCTCTTGACATGACACTGAAG GCACTCTTGAACATTAAAATGCCCAAAGAAGATTTGATGCACAACAAGCAACCATTTCAAGACCACCTGGAAGAACACGCTCCTCCTGCACTACAACATTTCTTTACTGCTTTTGTGTCAGGCGAGATAAATAATGAGGGAGTCTACAGTTGCCTCTTGAGTGACTTACTTGCTTCCCTAGAAGAAGTTATTTCCATG TCGAGTGATGCTGCTGAGGTTCTTGTAGCCATCCTTGAGTTTTGGCATTGCTGGAAGAATACTGAAAGAGAAAGCTTAGTAACTCGCCTTTTTACGttggaagaaaatgaaagaatgagTTGTAGAAAATGcagaaagaaaccaaattatCCAGAGCAAAGTTCTTATGGCATTGTTATGGCTGCAGATTCGATCAGAGACTTGAAG TGTGCTCTTGGGAATATAGAGTTTGTGGATATCTGTAAGGTGATCCACATGGAATATAAGATGTTATGTGACATTAAAACAGGAGGCTGTAGAATAGAAAACTTTGTACATCACATTATAAGTAAATGCCCACCTATCTTGACAATCG TGTTAGAATGGGAGAAGAGTGAAACTAAAGAAATATCTGAAACAACAAAGGCTTTGGACTGGGAGATAGATATCAGCAGGATGTACGAAGGATTAGAACCAAACACTAACTACCGGCTTGTATCATTG GTTGgttgtggtgaagaagaagaagaatacattTGCTTAGCTTATGTAAAGAACCGGTGGCTCAATCTCAGACATGGTGCTTTCAATGGAGAG AATGTTGGTAACTGGAAGAGTGTGGTCAAATTCTGTGGAGAAAGAAAGGTTCGACCAGAGATTCTGTTTTATGAAGCGGCCGTCAGATCGATGGCCTATTAA